A genomic segment from Methanoplanus limicola DSM 2279 encodes:
- a CDS encoding CBS domain-containing protein, producing the protein MQDSIQIGRLFGIPIRLHFTFLLVIPLFTYIIGYQIEYSASFLEDIYGLPYGMDLSLITAGTMPYVLGAVVTISLFAGVLIHELAHSVVALSKGLEVTGITLLILGGISSIDEGKSPDPAVELPMALAGPVASLIIGILTSAAAYISFVTIQQPAYASLIFYILGYLGFLNVLLFLFNLIPAFPMDGGRVLRALLAKRMPIHRATKIAADVGRGFAIIFGIVGLLVFSPVLIIIAVFVYLGAGQEASVMRYNELLKDVYVKDAMSSPVTVVSPRMPLSELVDLMYQTRHLGFPVMEGQDLVGMVTLTDAGSRSSIDSEALVVGDVMSSDLLTVSPSQPLADVLKLMSVQNIGRIPVVKNGRVAGIVTRTDILKFLEIKEHSGDKRKNV; encoded by the coding sequence ATGCAGGATTCAATACAGATTGGGAGACTGTTTGGTATTCCTATCAGGTTACATTTCACGTTTCTTCTGGTAATTCCCCTTTTTACATATATAATCGGCTACCAGATTGAATACAGCGCATCCTTTCTTGAGGATATCTACGGTCTGCCTTACGGGATGGACCTCTCGCTTATCACTGCCGGAACTATGCCCTATGTTCTCGGCGCTGTTGTGACAATATCCCTTTTTGCAGGTGTACTGATACATGAGCTGGCACATTCTGTTGTTGCGCTCTCAAAAGGGCTTGAAGTTACGGGTATTACCCTGCTGATACTTGGCGGCATATCTTCAATAGATGAAGGCAAATCGCCCGATCCTGCTGTGGAACTCCCTATGGCGCTTGCAGGGCCGGTTGCAAGCCTCATTATCGGAATTCTGACCTCGGCAGCGGCTTATATCTCTTTTGTTACAATCCAGCAGCCCGCATATGCCTCACTTATATTCTATATCCTCGGCTATCTCGGCTTTTTAAATGTCCTTCTCTTCCTCTTCAACCTCATTCCGGCCTTTCCAATGGACGGCGGCAGGGTGCTCAGGGCACTTCTTGCAAAGAGGATGCCGATTCACCGGGCGACAAAAATAGCGGCGGATGTCGGCCGGGGTTTTGCGATAATATTCGGCATAGTCGGACTTTTGGTATTCAGTCCTGTGCTCATCATAATCGCAGTCTTTGTCTATCTCGGTGCCGGGCAGGAGGCATCAGTGATGAGGTATAATGAGCTTTTAAAGGATGTCTATGTGAAGGATGCAATGTCCTCTCCTGTGACGGTTGTAAGCCCGCGTATGCCGCTCTCAGAGCTTGTTGACCTCATGTATCAGACGAGGCATCTTGGCTTTCCTGTTATGGAGGGGCAGGACCTCGTAGGTATGGTCACTCTTACAGACGCCGGTTCCCGCTCTTCCATCGACAGTGAAGCCCTGGTTGTCGGGGATGTGATGTCATCCGATCTTTTAACCGTTTCACCGTCACAGCCGCTCGCAGATGTGCTTAAGCTCATGTCGGTGCAGAATATAGGCAGAATTCCGGTGGTGAAAAACGGCAGGGTCGCCGGCATCGTCACAAGGACAGACATCCTGAAATTCCTTGAGATTAAGGAACATTCCGGGGATAAAAGAAAAAACGTCTGA